A section of the Polynucleobacter sp. AP-Sving-400A-A2 genome encodes:
- a CDS encoding CvpA family protein — translation MEYLSTLKLTTVDYFTLVVLLVSALVGISRGLFKEVLALASWFVAAWVAYHYTNYLSVEWLSTFHMDELLSLGVSFLILFILTLIVCGLIGNVIQKIILSAGLSMTDRFLGLVFGLARGCVVVVVMATLAALTPIPQSVAWQKAITRPAIDMATHLIKGWLPADWAKQLGDAMPKITPTITPSLKIGI, via the coding sequence ATGGAATATTTATCCACCCTGAAGTTAACCACGGTGGATTATTTCACCCTGGTAGTGCTCTTGGTTTCGGCATTGGTGGGGATTTCTCGTGGGCTTTTTAAAGAGGTATTAGCGCTGGCCTCTTGGTTTGTAGCCGCTTGGGTTGCTTATCACTATACCAACTACCTTTCTGTTGAATGGCTATCTACTTTTCACATGGATGAGCTGCTGAGTCTGGGTGTGAGCTTCCTCATTCTATTTATTCTTACTTTGATTGTTTGTGGTTTGATCGGTAATGTGATTCAGAAGATTATTTTGTCTGCTGGATTGAGCATGACAGATCGATTTCTCGGTCTTGTTTTTGGCTTAGCGCGTGGCTGTGTAGTTGTAGTTGTGATGGCTACATTAGCGGCCTTGACTCCTATCCCCCAAAGTGTCGCTTGGCAGAAGGCAATTACCCGTCCAGCCATTGATATGGCAACTCATTTAATTAAAGGGTGGTTGCCTGCTGATTGGGCAAAGCAATTAGGTGATGCAATGCCTAAAATTACACCCACCATTACACCTTCATTAAAAATAGGGATCTAG
- the folC gene encoding bifunctional tetrahydrofolate synthase/dihydrofolate synthase produces MSLALQTPVLFSSLTAWLSHLETAHPVGIDMGLARINRVKDALGLHFDCPVITVAGTNGKGSTCAYLESILLASGYKVGCHMSPHLLVFNERARVNGEEVKDDLLLEHFAAVEKARVSLEDPPTLTYFEFTTLAIMHLFSKANLDAVVLEVGMGGRLDAVNIVDTDCAIVTSIDIDHADFLGGTREAIGFEKAGIFRVGGIAVCGDPVPPQSLIDHAEKLGCDLWLQGRDYNFQGDKQQWAWAGRQKRFSGLGYPALRGANQILNASAVIAALMALHQRLPVSAQDIRNGFAMVQLPGRFQVLPGQPTIVLDVAHNPHAAATLGQGLDKMGYHPYTYAIFGAMADKDIAGVIKPLLNSVDFWFCTDLPTPRAAGAAALSEKLVDLGVSVKNGEDGGIECFPDPAAAYQKALSMAGEGDRIVIFGSFYTVAGVMAYRNNQAH; encoded by the coding sequence TTGAGTCTCGCCCTCCAAACCCCCGTCCTTTTTTCTAGCTTAACGGCTTGGCTTAGTCATCTCGAAACAGCTCACCCTGTTGGTATTGACATGGGTCTTGCTCGTATTAATCGGGTTAAAGATGCGCTAGGTCTTCACTTTGATTGTCCGGTTATTACCGTGGCTGGTACCAATGGCAAAGGTTCAACCTGCGCTTATCTTGAAAGTATTTTGCTGGCGTCTGGCTATAAGGTTGGTTGCCATATGTCTCCCCATTTACTTGTCTTTAATGAGCGTGCACGCGTCAACGGTGAGGAGGTTAAAGATGATCTTTTACTTGAGCATTTTGCAGCTGTTGAAAAAGCGCGCGTCAGCTTAGAGGATCCACCAACCCTAACGTATTTTGAATTCACCACCTTGGCTATCATGCATTTATTTTCTAAGGCAAACTTAGATGCAGTAGTGCTTGAGGTAGGTATGGGCGGTCGCTTGGATGCTGTCAATATTGTTGATACAGATTGCGCAATCGTTACGAGTATTGACATTGACCATGCTGATTTTTTAGGTGGCACACGTGAGGCAATTGGTTTTGAAAAGGCTGGTATTTTCCGAGTCGGCGGTATTGCGGTCTGTGGTGACCCAGTGCCTCCACAATCTTTGATTGATCACGCAGAAAAACTCGGATGTGATTTATGGCTACAGGGACGTGACTACAACTTTCAAGGCGATAAGCAGCAGTGGGCTTGGGCAGGGCGTCAAAAACGCTTTAGTGGTTTAGGTTATCCTGCATTACGTGGTGCCAATCAGATTCTGAATGCATCTGCTGTGATAGCCGCATTGATGGCATTGCATCAGCGACTACCAGTTAGCGCACAGGATATTCGCAATGGCTTTGCTATGGTGCAGCTGCCAGGCCGTTTTCAGGTTCTACCAGGTCAACCAACCATCGTTTTGGATGTTGCCCACAACCCCCATGCGGCAGCAACCTTGGGGCAGGGTTTGGACAAGATGGGATATCACCCATATACGTATGCCATTTTTGGCGCAATGGCGGATAAGGATATTGCTGGGGTTATTAAGCCCCTGTTAAATAGTGTGGACTTCTGGTTTTGCACTGATTTACCAACTCCACGTGCCGCTGGTGCCGCAGCACTATCTGAGAAGCTGGTAGATCTGGGTGTATCCGTCAAAAATGGGGAAGATGGTGGTATTGAGTGCTTCCCAGATCCTGCTGCAGCGTATCAAAAAGCGCTTTCTATGGCCGGTGAGGGTGATAGAATTGTCATCTTTGGATCCTTCTATACCGTTGCCGGCGTAATGGCATATCGAAATAACCAGGCCCATTGA
- a CDS encoding high-potential iron-sulfur protein, which produces MQNSRRQFMILSAAGACTLALNGQVQAQAMVAETDPQAAALGYKANATTVDKAKYPKYAAGQVCGNCALYQGKADSAAGGCSLFGAKQVAGKGWCSAYAKKAG; this is translated from the coding sequence ATGCAAAATAGTCGTCGCCAATTTATGATCTTGTCCGCTGCTGGTGCTTGCACTTTGGCATTGAACGGTCAAGTTCAAGCTCAAGCCATGGTTGCTGAAACTGATCCACAAGCTGCCGCATTGGGTTACAAAGCAAACGCTACTACTGTAGATAAAGCTAAGTACCCTAAGTATGCTGCTGGCCAGGTATGCGGCAATTGCGCTTTGTACCAAGGTAAAGCGGATTCTGCTGCTGGTGGTTGTTCATTGTTCGGTGCTAAGCAAGTTGCTGGCAAAGGCTGGTGTTCTGCTTACGCTAAGAAAGCCGGTTAA
- the modB gene encoding molybdate ABC transporter permease subunit produces MDIDAILLSLKLAFWTTALMLPFGIWAAHKLMDLNRSRPWVEAALALPLVLPPTVLGYYFLVSFANTSIFGAPLVFSFTGILVASLIANIPFAIQPIQRAFEAINPEIREAAQVSGLSNWQIFRLIELPLSWRGITGAAALTFAHTLGEFGVVLMVGGAIPGETKTASIAIYDKVQSFDTTGAGAIALVLLGISLVCIALSYGVLGRKSNLRKGFSQC; encoded by the coding sequence ATGGATATTGACGCAATTCTGCTGTCCTTAAAGCTTGCTTTTTGGACCACGGCTCTGATGTTGCCATTTGGGATATGGGCTGCCCATAAGCTAATGGATCTCAATAGAAGTCGGCCATGGGTTGAGGCTGCTCTGGCACTGCCTTTAGTTCTTCCGCCTACAGTTTTAGGCTACTACTTTCTGGTTTCATTTGCTAACACCAGTATTTTCGGGGCTCCCCTTGTATTTTCATTTACAGGAATCCTAGTTGCCTCACTGATTGCAAACATCCCATTTGCCATTCAGCCAATACAACGCGCCTTTGAGGCCATTAATCCTGAAATCCGAGAGGCGGCCCAAGTAAGTGGTCTCAGTAATTGGCAAATCTTTCGCTTAATTGAACTGCCACTTTCTTGGCGCGGCATTACTGGCGCCGCTGCCCTCACCTTCGCCCATACCCTTGGGGAATTCGGCGTCGTTCTGATGGTTGGCGGCGCAATACCTGGCGAGACAAAAACAGCCTCTATTGCTATTTATGACAAGGTGCAGAGCTTTGATACCACCGGTGCTGGCGCAATTGCTCTCGTGCTCTTAGGTATATCCCTGGTTTGCATTGCTCTCTCCTATGGAGTGCTGGGTCGTAAGTCAAATCTGCGCAAAGGCTTCAGCCAATGCTGA
- a CDS encoding SPOR domain-containing protein gives MIRLPKLFKRNPETEDLDRASVRGRRTVNKLAPRSFQRAQENEELAFTEDPDQQRARHRLIGAAVLVLIAVVGLPRILDNKPKSVNNDIAVNIVTTLPSPNLAMPANDERASPAAGVETPAKEKASTPPKEVVKTPSPAGKINSISGLAAGEEVISAPEAIAKSKTEELPKKVGPGKYVIQVGAFASEERAKGWIAKMKDQKIPNYVLNKTGADGVKLYVLRVGPFTDKDAAETAEKKVKAMGLSPRLVEVEAP, from the coding sequence ATGATTCGTTTACCGAAGCTTTTTAAGCGAAACCCTGAGACTGAAGACCTTGATCGGGCTTCGGTGAGGGGTCGTCGTACAGTCAATAAATTAGCCCCTCGTAGTTTTCAGCGTGCTCAAGAAAACGAAGAGCTAGCATTTACAGAAGATCCTGATCAGCAACGCGCACGTCATCGTCTGATTGGTGCGGCTGTCCTGGTTTTAATTGCAGTAGTTGGCCTCCCTCGTATTTTGGATAACAAGCCTAAGTCTGTGAATAACGATATTGCTGTCAATATTGTGACTACCCTGCCTAGCCCTAATCTTGCAATGCCCGCAAATGATGAGAGAGCAAGTCCGGCTGCTGGAGTTGAGACACCAGCGAAAGAAAAAGCATCCACTCCACCCAAAGAAGTTGTAAAGACACCATCTCCTGCAGGCAAAATAAATTCTATTAGTGGTTTGGCCGCTGGTGAAGAAGTGATTTCTGCACCAGAGGCAATCGCTAAATCAAAAACTGAAGAACTACCAAAAAAAGTCGGGCCTGGTAAGTACGTCATTCAGGTTGGTGCTTTTGCATCTGAAGAGCGGGCTAAGGGTTGGATAGCGAAGATGAAAGATCAAAAGATTCCCAACTATGTTTTAAATAAAACCGGTGCTGACGGCGTAAAACTTTATGTATTAAGAGTCGGACCTTTTACCGATAAAGACGCAGCAGAAACTGCTGAGAAAAAAGTTAAAGCTATGGGATTGTCTCCGAGGCTAGTTGAGGTAGAGGCCCCTTAA
- a CDS encoding O-succinylhomoserine sulfhydrylase, translating to MKSKTIRKKPDFSKLALETLAVRAGTRRTAEYQEHSEAMFLTSSFCFDSAELAADGFAHADQGFIYSRFTNPTVSMFQDRLAALEGGEACIATSSGMAAILTMAMSHLQTGDHVVCSRSVFGATIQLFSNILGRFGITTTYVDLSDTKAWQGAVQANTKMFYLETPSNPLTEIADIKAISKIAKKAKALFAVDNCFCTPALQKPLALGADVIIHSATKYLDGQGRVVGGAIVGSKDFIMGKVFPFVRTAGPTLSAFNAWVFLKGLETLELRMKQQSQNALEIAQWLEKQPGVERVYHPGLKSHPQHALAKRQQKAGGAILSFTLKGGKKAAFKLINQTKLCSITANLGDTRTTITHPATTTHCRVSPEARKAAGITDGLVRIAVGLENVVDLKSDLIGGLKK from the coding sequence ATGAAGAGTAAAACTATCCGTAAAAAACCTGATTTCTCCAAGCTTGCGCTTGAAACCTTAGCAGTTCGTGCTGGAACACGTCGCACTGCTGAATATCAAGAGCACTCCGAGGCTATGTTCCTTACTTCTAGCTTTTGCTTTGATAGTGCTGAACTTGCAGCTGATGGCTTTGCACATGCAGATCAAGGCTTTATTTATTCTCGCTTTACTAATCCCACTGTGAGCATGTTCCAAGATCGATTGGCTGCACTAGAGGGTGGCGAGGCTTGCATTGCAACTTCATCTGGTATGGCTGCTATTTTGACAATGGCAATGTCGCATCTCCAGACGGGAGATCACGTTGTTTGTTCTCGCTCAGTGTTTGGTGCCACCATCCAATTATTTAGCAATATTCTAGGTCGCTTTGGCATTACAACAACCTATGTTGATTTATCAGATACCAAGGCTTGGCAGGGTGCCGTCCAAGCAAATACCAAAATGTTTTACTTGGAAACGCCATCCAATCCCTTAACGGAGATTGCCGATATCAAGGCTATCTCCAAGATAGCAAAGAAAGCTAAGGCGCTATTTGCTGTTGATAACTGTTTTTGTACGCCAGCGTTACAAAAACCACTTGCATTAGGTGCTGACGTAATTATCCATTCAGCGACCAAATACTTGGATGGCCAGGGTCGCGTAGTGGGTGGCGCGATTGTGGGTAGCAAGGATTTCATTATGGGTAAAGTGTTTCCCTTTGTACGTACTGCCGGCCCAACACTTTCAGCCTTCAATGCTTGGGTGTTCTTAAAAGGTTTGGAGACGCTAGAGTTGCGTATGAAGCAACAGAGTCAAAATGCGCTAGAGATTGCTCAATGGCTCGAGAAACAGCCTGGAGTAGAGCGCGTTTATCATCCTGGCCTGAAATCTCATCCTCAGCATGCGTTGGCTAAGCGTCAGCAAAAAGCGGGTGGTGCTATTTTGTCTTTCACTCTTAAGGGTGGGAAAAAAGCGGCTTTCAAGTTAATCAACCAAACTAAGCTCTGTTCTATTACGGCAAACCTGGGTGACACTCGTACAACCATTACCCATCCTGCTACAACGACACACTGTCGAGTAAGTCCAGAAGCACGCAAAGCTGCAGGCATTACTGATGGCTTGGTCCGTATCGCAGTTGGACTAGAGAACGTAGTAGATTTAAAGAGTGATCTCATTGGCGGCTTGAAGAAGTAA
- a CDS encoding metalloregulator ArsR/SmtB family transcription factor, with protein MNIKAKAKKATKDLSPQAMEEVFSRVAEYFNVLSEPSRLRIMYAVCSGEKSVSEVVELCGSSQANVSRHLSALHKAGILLRRKEGITVFYSIADNATVEMCQTVCAKIAESLH; from the coding sequence ATGAATATAAAAGCTAAAGCAAAAAAAGCCACCAAAGATCTCTCTCCGCAAGCAATGGAAGAGGTTTTTTCTCGTGTCGCGGAATACTTTAATGTTCTTTCGGAGCCGTCACGGCTTCGTATTATGTATGCAGTTTGTAGCGGTGAAAAGTCTGTATCCGAGGTTGTTGAGTTATGTGGCTCGAGCCAGGCCAATGTTTCACGTCACCTTTCTGCGCTTCATAAGGCGGGAATTTTGCTTAGACGCAAAGAGGGCATCACTGTCTTTTACTCAATCGCTGATAACGCCACAGTAGAAATGTGCCAAACCGTTTGCGCAAAAATTGCTGAGAGTTTGCATTAA
- a CDS encoding bifunctional 2-polyprenyl-6-hydroxyphenol methylase/3-demethylubiquinol 3-O-methyltransferase UbiG has product MGFTDATQFWNERFDKKEFIFGKEPNEYLVEQASRYLKPNSSVLCIADGEGRNGVWLAKQGMCVTGFDVSDIALAKANQFAKENQVNIQYSLCDTDGFDWQANAYDAVMGIFIQFADPEMRFRIFKQVHQTLRLGGLFILQGYTPKQLVHKTGGPSLIEHLYTEEMIRELSQDFEVLELQCYEKQLSEGARHTGMSALLGMVAKKRA; this is encoded by the coding sequence ATGGGCTTTACAGATGCTACCCAGTTCTGGAATGAACGCTTTGATAAAAAAGAATTCATCTTTGGAAAAGAGCCGAATGAATATTTGGTTGAGCAAGCGTCTCGTTATCTAAAGCCCAACTCTTCTGTTCTCTGTATTGCTGATGGAGAAGGGCGCAATGGTGTTTGGCTTGCCAAGCAGGGCATGTGCGTCACGGGTTTTGATGTTTCTGATATCGCACTAGCTAAAGCCAATCAGTTCGCAAAAGAAAATCAAGTCAATATTCAATACAGTCTTTGCGACACCGATGGCTTTGATTGGCAGGCCAATGCATATGATGCGGTAATGGGTATCTTCATCCAGTTTGCCGATCCCGAAATGCGGTTTAGAATTTTCAAACAAGTACATCAGACTTTGAGACTAGGCGGCCTATTTATTTTGCAGGGATACACCCCAAAGCAATTGGTACATAAAACCGGTGGCCCATCACTCATAGAGCACCTCTATACAGAAGAAATGATCCGTGAGCTAAGTCAAGACTTTGAAGTGCTCGAGCTTCAGTGCTACGAAAAACAATTGTCAGAGGGTGCAAGGCATACTGGTATGTCGGCATTACTGGGAATGGTAGCTAAAAAGAGGGCGTAA
- the accD gene encoding acetyl-CoA carboxylase, carboxyltransferase subunit beta: protein MSWIDKLLPPQIQHTDPANRKSVPEGLWVKCPSCETVLYSTDIEANLSVCPKCSHHMRIGARQRLDSLLNPKGRYEIGADIFPIDPLKFKDSKKYPDRLKEASDASGESEALIVLGGKIESIPVVAACFEFQYMGGSMGSVVGERFARGVQEAIAKKCAFICITATGGARMQESLLSLFQMAKTNSMLTLLAKKGLPYISVLTDPTMGGISASFAFMGDVVMAEPKALIGFAGPRVIEQTVREKLPEGFQRSEFLMQKGGIDMIVDRRQMRGEIARLLALLQQLPEPAIAGSAAV, encoded by the coding sequence ATGAGCTGGATCGATAAATTACTACCCCCACAAATCCAACATACGGATCCTGCTAATCGCAAATCTGTCCCTGAGGGACTTTGGGTTAAGTGCCCCAGCTGTGAAACCGTACTCTATAGCACTGATATCGAAGCAAATTTATCGGTTTGTCCAAAATGCAGTCACCACATGCGCATTGGCGCCCGCCAGCGCCTTGATAGTCTTTTGAACCCAAAAGGCCGCTATGAGATTGGTGCCGATATCTTTCCAATCGACCCACTCAAATTTAAAGATTCAAAAAAGTATCCCGATCGCCTTAAAGAGGCTAGCGATGCCTCCGGTGAATCCGAGGCCTTAATTGTTCTTGGTGGAAAGATTGAAAGCATTCCAGTGGTAGCTGCCTGTTTTGAATTCCAATACATGGGTGGTTCAATGGGTTCGGTTGTGGGTGAGCGTTTTGCTCGTGGCGTACAAGAGGCTATTGCCAAGAAGTGTGCTTTTATTTGCATTACCGCAACCGGTGGCGCGCGCATGCAAGAAAGTTTGTTATCCCTATTTCAGATGGCAAAGACAAACTCGATGCTGACTTTGCTTGCTAAAAAAGGTTTGCCTTACATCAGCGTCCTAACTGACCCAACAATGGGTGGAATTTCTGCTAGCTTCGCGTTTATGGGTGATGTTGTGATGGCCGAACCAAAAGCCTTAATTGGTTTTGCGGGCCCACGCGTGATTGAACAAACCGTTCGTGAAAAACTACCAGAAGGTTTTCAGCGTTCTGAGTTTTTGATGCAAAAGGGCGGCATCGACATGATCGTTGACCGTCGGCAGATGCGTGGTGAGATTGCCCGTTTATTGGCCTTGCTTCAGCAACTCCCCGAGCCTGCGATTGCGGGTAGCGCAGCTGTATAA
- a CDS encoding ABC transporter ATP-binding protein, with the protein MLKVKIQQISPSPLQISLECAPGELHALVGPSGSGKTTALRTIAGLNKPASGKIECNGQVWFETDDLGNKVQQLYPAERSCGFLFQQYALFPHLSALGNVMIPLQNSDLNTSQRKAISLDLLDRMGIANLAERMPNQLSGGQQQRVALARALARQPKVLLLDEPFSAIDTPTRQGLYKTLADLRTDLHIPILLVTHDLREADLLADRITVIDQGISLQTAAPQVLFQKPRNSRVAELVGISNMFHGVFDAGNLSWDGCGRVFKVADKGKIPPKVRVAWVIPQSGLSVHAGPSNASLPAVVEKMSSLGQIAVIQLRIQNSQNAIEWEASSAEVKRLCMEVGSLMHLELDGNQIHIMPLRLINDPRRFIGP; encoded by the coding sequence ATGCTGAAGGTCAAAATTCAGCAGATTAGCCCGAGTCCGCTGCAAATTAGCTTGGAATGCGCTCCAGGTGAGCTGCATGCCTTGGTTGGACCTTCTGGTAGCGGTAAAACTACTGCGCTCAGAACCATTGCAGGCCTAAATAAACCAGCCAGTGGAAAAATTGAGTGCAATGGTCAGGTTTGGTTTGAAACCGATGATCTTGGTAATAAAGTGCAACAACTCTACCCCGCAGAGCGCTCTTGCGGCTTCTTGTTTCAGCAATATGCGCTTTTTCCGCATCTTAGCGCCTTAGGCAATGTGATGATTCCATTGCAGAACTCCGATCTCAACACATCGCAGCGCAAAGCGATTAGTCTTGATCTACTGGATCGCATGGGTATTGCCAATCTTGCAGAGCGCATGCCAAATCAACTGTCTGGTGGACAGCAGCAACGCGTTGCCCTTGCAAGAGCGCTGGCTAGACAGCCTAAAGTTCTGCTGCTAGATGAGCCATTTTCTGCAATCGATACTCCAACACGCCAGGGTCTTTATAAAACATTGGCAGACTTACGTACAGATTTACATATTCCCATCTTATTAGTCACACATGATTTACGAGAGGCTGATTTGTTGGCTGATCGGATTACTGTTATTGACCAAGGCATCAGTCTACAAACTGCAGCGCCGCAAGTGCTCTTTCAGAAACCAAGAAATTCCAGGGTTGCTGAATTAGTCGGCATCAGCAATATGTTTCATGGTGTATTTGATGCTGGTAACTTGAGTTGGGATGGTTGCGGCAGGGTCTTTAAGGTTGCTGACAAAGGCAAGATCCCTCCGAAAGTTCGCGTAGCCTGGGTTATTCCTCAAAGTGGCTTGAGCGTTCATGCTGGCCCGAGTAATGCCAGCTTACCAGCGGTAGTTGAAAAGATGAGCAGCCTTGGCCAAATAGCCGTTATTCAATTACGAATTCAAAATAGTCAAAACGCGATTGAATGGGAAGCCTCCTCAGCTGAGGTCAAAAGGCTATGCATGGAGGTTGGCAGTCTGATGCATTTAGAGCTTGATGGAAATCAAATTCACATCATGCCCTTGCGCCTCATTAATGACCCTAGACGCTTTATTGGTCCCTGA
- the purF gene encoding amidophosphoribosyltransferase: MCGVVGTVSHSPVNQLIYDALLLLQHRGQDAAGMATMNGNSFTMHKANGLVRDVFRTRNMRSLVGSAGIGQVRYPTAGSASSEEEAQPFYVSAPYGIILAHNGNLTNAASLRVEMAYRDRRHINTSSDTEVLLNVLADELQKETNSAALDEGAMFNAVTQVTKRVKGSYAVVSLIAGYGLLAFRDPFGIRPLCIGRMDTPKGPEWMIASESVALDGLGFTFVRDVNPGEAIYIDLDGNFTSRQCVADAVLTPCIFEYVYMARPDSTIDGVTVYNVRMRMGDYLAEKIRKETIPGEIDVVMPIPDSSRPAAMQVAKRLGVDYREGFFKNRYIGRTFIMPGQAVRKKSVRQKLNAMRIEFKDKTVLIVDDSIVRGTTSFEIVQMARESGAKKVIFASAAPPVRFPNVYGIDMPTRSELVAYGRTDEEINKMIGADQLIYQSVEDMKQAVKDINPDIQNFEASCFDGHYVTGDINESYLDALEAARNTSEAKADRQRDSSDFARSQLHLHLATED, translated from the coding sequence ATGTGCGGCGTTGTCGGAACAGTTTCCCATTCCCCAGTAAATCAACTCATTTATGACGCGTTGTTGTTACTCCAACATCGCGGTCAAGATGCCGCCGGTATGGCAACGATGAACGGTAATTCATTCACGATGCATAAAGCTAATGGTCTTGTGCGAGATGTATTTAGAACACGTAATATGCGAAGTCTGGTAGGTAGCGCTGGCATTGGTCAGGTTCGTTATCCAACTGCTGGCTCTGCAAGTAGTGAGGAAGAGGCCCAGCCATTTTATGTCAGCGCTCCTTACGGTATTATTTTGGCCCACAATGGCAATCTCACTAATGCGGCTAGCCTGCGTGTAGAGATGGCTTATCGTGATCGTCGCCATATTAATACTAGTTCAGATACAGAGGTGTTATTGAACGTATTGGCTGATGAACTTCAAAAAGAAACCAATAGCGCAGCATTAGATGAGGGCGCTATGTTTAACGCCGTTACACAAGTAACTAAGCGTGTTAAGGGTTCTTATGCGGTTGTTTCTTTAATTGCGGGTTATGGCTTATTAGCATTTCGTGATCCTTTTGGAATTCGTCCTCTCTGTATTGGGCGCATGGATACACCGAAGGGTCCAGAGTGGATGATTGCTTCTGAATCGGTTGCGCTCGATGGCTTAGGTTTTACCTTTGTACGTGATGTCAATCCTGGTGAAGCAATTTATATTGATTTAGATGGTAATTTCACCTCACGTCAGTGTGTTGCTGATGCAGTCCTGACACCTTGCATTTTTGAATATGTCTACATGGCTCGCCCAGACTCTACGATTGATGGCGTGACTGTGTATAACGTGCGGATGCGCATGGGTGACTACCTTGCCGAAAAGATCCGTAAAGAGACTATTCCAGGTGAGATTGATGTTGTGATGCCGATTCCTGACTCAAGTCGTCCAGCCGCAATGCAGGTTGCTAAACGTCTAGGCGTAGATTACCGTGAAGGATTCTTTAAGAATCGCTATATCGGTAGAACCTTCATCATGCCGGGCCAGGCTGTTCGTAAAAAATCAGTCCGCCAAAAACTCAATGCCATGCGCATTGAGTTCAAAGATAAGACCGTTCTCATTGTGGATGACTCTATTGTTCGGGGCACTACCTCATTTGAGATTGTGCAGATGGCACGAGAGTCCGGTGCAAAGAAAGTGATTTTCGCTTCTGCTGCACCGCCCGTGCGTTTTCCTAATGTGTATGGCATCGATATGCCAACGCGCAGTGAGTTGGTTGCTTACGGCCGCACTGATGAAGAGATTAATAAGATGATTGGTGCAGACCAATTAATTTACCAAAGCGTCGAAGATATGAAGCAGGCCGTGAAAGATATCAACCCTGATATCCAGAACTTTGAGGCATCTTGTTTTGATGGCCATTATGTTACCGGCGATATCAATGAATCGTATTTAGATGCTCTAGAGGCAGCTCGTAATACCTCCGAGGCCAAAGCTGACCGCCAACGCGATTCTAGTGACTTTGCCCGTTCGCAGCTGCATTTGCACTTGGCTACAGAAGACTAA